CGGCATCGCCATCGAGGAGTGCTATCGAAGCGTGGTGGCGGAGGTCGTCGAAGTGACGGTCGCCGAAGATGGCGAGATCACGGTCGATCGCGTTTTCTGCGCAATCGACGTGGGCATGGTGGTGAACCCAGACGCCGTCGCGGCCCAAATGGAAGGCGGCATCGTCTTCGGCGTCACGACGGCGCTGATGAGCGCGATCACCATCGATGCCGGCGCGGTGGTGGAGTCGAACTTCCACGATTTTCCGATGCAGCGGCTTCATAACACCCCAGAAATCGTGGTCGAGATCGTCGAGAGCGACCTGCCGCCGGGCGGCGCCGGCGAGCCTGGGATCGTACCTGTCGCCGGCGCCATCGCCAACGCGATCCACAACGCGACAGGTCGTCGTTTGCGCTCGCTGCCGCTCGCCGTCACCGAAACCATCGGTGAGCGGCGAACGCGAACCGTGCTGCGCGCGTGATCTTACTCCCAAACAGAACGCGGCTTAGCCAAACAGGTGCCGCCACAAAGGAACTCGCTATGACGAAACGCTGGACGACAGACAACATCCCCTCGCAGCGCGGACGCACTTTCGTCGTTACCGGCACGGGTGGCCTTGGCTTCGAGGATGCCCTCGCACTCGCTTTGGCAGGCGGTGACGTGATCATTGCCGGGCGCGACCCGAAAAAGGGAGCAGCCGCGGTCGAGCACGTCAAATCGACTTACAGGCACGCCAAGATCAGTTTCGAGGAGGTCGATCTGGCGGACCTTTCGTCTGTGGAGGCCTTCGGCAGTCGCCTTGCTGCGGACCGGGACAGCATCGACGTCCTGATCAACAATGCCGGCGTCATGACCCCACCAGACCGCAGGATGACCAAAGATGGCTTCGAACTTCAGTTCGGCGTCAACTATCTTGCCCACTTCGCGCTGACGGCCCATCTGCTTCCGTTGCTGCGCCGGTCGAGCGTATCGCGCGTCGTGACGCTTTCAAGCATCGCGGCACGCAGTGGGCGCATCGATTTCGACGATCTTCAGGCCGAGCGAACCTACAAGCCCATGCCAGTTTACAGCCAATCCAAGCTCGCTTGCCTGAT
This portion of the Mesorhizobium sp. CAU 1732 genome encodes:
- a CDS encoding SDR family oxidoreductase, producing the protein MTKRWTTDNIPSQRGRTFVVTGTGGLGFEDALALALAGGDVIIAGRDPKKGAAAVEHVKSTYRHAKISFEEVDLADLSSVEAFGSRLAADRDSIDVLINNAGVMTPPDRRMTKDGFELQFGVNYLAHFALTAHLLPLLRRSSVSRVVTLSSIAARSGRIDFDDLQAERTYKPMPVYSQSKLACLMFAFELQRRSDNADWGLTSIAAHPGISRTNLLHNAPGRNSLQGLTRSALWFLFQPVAQGALPTLYAATSPDAQASAYYGPTGLGELRGYPGEAKVPPAAFEQQVASRLWDVSEELSGVKFDEASPNVRNLLTAV